The Pedococcus dokdonensis region CCGACGGTGCGCAGGTGCGCGGCCGCGACGGCCGCTCCGTGGCCGGTCGACCACTGAGCCCACCCCGCGCCGCCGCGCGAGATCGCCCGCTCCAAGAGGTCGGGCCACTCGTCCGCCGACGGCCAGGCCGAGAGGCCCACGGCGATCTGCCGGGACTCCACGGCTCGGGCGGTCGCCACCTGCTCGTCGAACGGACGTGGTTGGGCCACGACGACGGCGGGGCGACGCGCCGCTGCCACCTCGGCCACGGCGTTCTGGCCCCCGTGCGTCACCACCACGTCGGCGGACGCCAGCGCCTCCCAGATCGATCCGTCCCCAGGGACGCCGGGCACGCGTTCGACCCAGGTCCACGTCGGGGTCGCTGCCCTGGCAGCGTCGACATCGGCGGCCGTGGTGGTGCGTCCTCCGGCCCCCCAGAGCACGAGCACCGTGCGGCCGTGGGTGCTCGGCGGCACGACGGGTGGCGAGGGCGACAGGTGGTCGAACCGTGAGATGCCGCCGACGAACCACGTCTTCGCGGTCCACGCGGACGGCCAGTCGCGGTCGTGGGTGCCGCGCGGCCACGGTGCCAGCAGTGCCTCGGCCGAGTCGTAGGCGAGCTGGTGGGTGCGGTCGAGCCGGGCACCCGGAAGGGCGACGACGACGGTCGGCACCCCGCAGAGGCGAGCCAGCACGGCCACCTCGACCGACACGTCCACGACCAGGGCGCGGGGGTGCTCCTCGACCACCCAGTTGGCGAGCTGAGCCGAGCGTCGGGCCAGGCCCAGGTGCCCACGGGGCGCCCAGTGCAGCACGCCGTGCGCCGTCGGGTCGCCGTCCGCGGAGAGCGCGGCCGGGTCGGGGTCGTCGTCCCGGGCGAGCTGGGTCCACCCGCCGGTCCAGGCGGCCGGGGCGGGAGTCGAGCTCAGTCCCCAGACGTCCTCGTTCATCGCGCCCGCGATGGCCTGCAGACGGGTGAGGTGGCCGGCACCGTGGTGGTGGGCGTAGTAGCCGATCACGCGGCGCGCCCCAGGGTGGGTGAGAGACGCGTGTAGTGGTCCAGGTAGGCCTCGACCATCGTGTCGAGCGAGCAGCTCGTGCGTGCGTGCTCACGACAGCGACGCCGGTCCAGTGCGCAGACCCGCTCCACCTCGCGGGCGGCCGCGTCGACGTCACCCGGCCGGACCAGCACGCCGCAGTCCGGCGCGACGAACTCCGCCAGGCCACCACGGTCGTAACCGACCACCGGGGTGCCGCAGGACAGGGACTCGGCCGCCACCAACCCGTAGGGCTCGTCCCACTCCGGGGTGACCACGAGCGCAGCGCTGCGCCCGAGGAGAGTGGTCAGGGCGGGCACGTCGAGGTGGCCCAGGTAGTCCACGGTGGGGCCGAGCAGCGGTTCGACCTGCGCCCGGAAGTACGCCGGGTCACCGATGGGACCGGCGAGCCGGATCCTGCGCCCGCTGACGAGGGCGATGCGGATCGCCTCGTGCGGAGCCTTCTCCGGCACGATCCGCCCCACCCACACGAGGTCGTCGCCACCCGGACCCGGCGTCCAGACCGAGGTGTCGACGCCGTTGTGCACCACCTCTGCCCGGGTCACGTGCGACCACTGCCGCGCGGTGTGGTGGCTCACCGCGACGAAGCGGCTGCGGGTCTGGTCCATCAGGGAGATCGCCGGTTCGAGCCATGGTGTGGGAGGGGTGTGCAGGGTGGTCAGCATGGGCGCCCGGCAGGACTGGGCCAGCGCGAGGGGCAGGAAGTGCAGGCTGTTGTTGTGGATCACGTCGACGTCTGCGCGGTCGCGCAGCTCGAGCATGACCTGCAGGTAGGCGTGGTGCTCGCGCAGCCACGGCTCCGGGGGCATCGAGACGTCGGCCCGGGCGAGGGTGCTGAGCTCGAGCGGGCGGACCTCCAGCTCGCGCGCACCCAGGGCAGGGTCGCTGCCCGGACCCGCGAACAGCGTCACGTCGACCCCTCGCTCGCGCAGGCCACGGACCAGTGCCCAGGTGAGGGACTCGAGACCGCCCGCAAAGGGTTGCCGCAGCGGGTGCCTGGCCGCGGCGAGGATCACGACGTGCATGCGAGCCTCCGGTCCAGGGCCGCGGCGTAGACGTGCTCGTGCGCCGCCGCCAGCAGACGTCGTTCGGTATGGCGCGTGCCGAGCGAGGCGCGCGGCGCCGTCCCGCCCGTGCGCCAGTTGGCGTAGGCGGTGCGGACCGCAGTCACCAGCGACGCCGTGCGCTCGGGTCCGTCCGCGGCGTACGTCAGGCAGGGACGCTGTTCGGCGTAGAAGCCGCAGTCCGGCGCCGCCGCCCAGGTGCCGAGGTCGTGACACGCCTCGAGCCAGCCCGAGTGGGTGCCGAACTGGTAGGGGAGCACCGAGACGTCGAGGTCCTGGAGGTACCCCCACAGCTCGTCGTCCGAGAAGTAGTCGTGGACCTGCAGCTCGAGGGCGCCATCGCCCTCCAGCGAGCGCAGGTGCTGGGCGAACGCGGCGTCGTGCCGCGGATACCCCTCCGTCATCACGTCGGTGTGGGCGTCCACGCGAAGGCGGGCACCCGGCATACCGGGCAACGCATCGACGATCGCGTCGACCAGGGGGATGGGATCCATGTTGGCGCGCAGGCTCTTGGCGTGCAGCCCGATCATGAACTCGTCGTGGGTCGTGCGGGGACGACGCACCCACGCGTCGGGCACGACCTGCGGGTGACGCAGCACGGTCGCCTCCCGGCCCCAGCGGGCCCGGATCGTCGCTGCGGCGCCCGGCGTGAGGGTGATCAGGGCGTCGGCAGCGTCGACGAGCACCGCGAGCTGCGCGTCGTGGAGGTCCGGCGCGTCGTGGTGCGGGTTGCGCAGGTCGTGCACGGTGAGCACCAGCGGCTTGTCGTGACGGCGGAGCGCGGCGACGAGGTCGCGCAGGTCGTCGACCGAAAGGGCGTCGAACCCGAAGTGCACGTGCAGGACGTCGAAGTCGGGCGCGTGCTCGTCGACCCACGCAGCGGTGAGCATCCGCGGAGGCCACCAGGGTGAGTCCGCTGAGTCACCGGACGGCGGGTCGGGCAGCCGCACCACCGTGCTGGTGTCGGGGGTCGGCGGGGAGAGGTGGCGGACGTAGACGTGACCGGCAGGGACAGAGGCGATGACGAGGCTCAAGGCTGACCTTTGGGAGCGAGCATCGAGCACACGTGGTGCACCCGACGGGGGCAGCTGGCACGTGTTTTGACCGGCTCTGGACTTCTCTTCCCGTCAAGGTAGCCCCTGCCGGTGACACTGGCACCCCTGGTGGGACGCCTGGGGCTCAGCCCAGCGACTCGCGGTGGCTGTCGTTGATCCTGGTGGCCAGCGCGGACAGCTTGGTGTTGGTGCGGCTCGAGGCGCTCTTGAGGATCTCGAAGGCCTCTTCGTCGCCCACCTTGTGGGCAGCCATCAACAGCCCGACCGCCTTGCCGATCTCACGGTTGCTCTGCAACCCGCGCCGCAGGTTGTCGGCCGTGGCCTGGCGCTCGGCGGCGGCGAGGGCCACCGAGGTGAACGCCGCCAGGACGGCGCCGACGTCCATCGACTCCTGGGTGAGCCCGCCCGGTGTGTCCGAGAAGACGTTGAACGCGGCCCGGTTGTCCAGCCCGTCCATCAGCTGGTAGCCGAGCATGCTGCGCACCGGCGTGTGTCGGATCGTCAGCTCGGCCAGCTTCGGCCACTGGGTGCCGTCCGTGATGTCGGCATCGTGCTGCACGGAGTCCTGCTCGATGCTGTCGAGGCACGGTCCCTCCTGGGCCTGCGACTCGAGCCGGTCCATCAGCGCGGCGACCTCGTCGGTGGACGCACGTGTGCGGAGCTGCTCGTGGGAGTCGAGGCTGGAGATGCACGCGTGGTCGGCGCCGGGGATCAGCTCCACGGCGGTGCGACAGATCTCCGCCAGCACGTCATCCGTGCCGTTCCCGGCATACACGAGCTTGGCCAGGGCGGCGAACGCCTCGCTGGCTTCTCGGGGGACTGGGGTCTGCATCCGGCCAGTATGGCCCGGATCCGTGACATTCGTGGCGGACCCTCCCGGCTCGGACCTCTCGGCCGCCCCGGACCCGGGTCCGTCCTGCTCGGGGCTCACGTCCGGTCCGACCCGCTGACCGAGAACTCGATCGGCTTGCACACCCCGCCGTTCGACTTCTCGGCGGAGCAGGCGGTGAGGCCCACGTGCAGGTCCATCTCGGCGCGCACGACGAACCGGTCGCCGGCGACGGAGGTCGGTGGGTCGATGTGCAGCTCGCCGCCGGGCTCTGGCCAGACGTTCATGAAGATGTTGAGGGTCGTCCCGATCTGGTCGGCCGTCACCCCGAACGGCTCGAGCCCGGTCGCGAGGTTCTCCAGGCAGCTCGGGTGGTAGGCACTCT contains the following coding sequences:
- a CDS encoding glycosyltransferase family 4 protein, translating into MHVVILAAARHPLRQPFAGGLESLTWALVRGLRERGVDVTLFAGPGSDPALGARELEVRPLELSTLARADVSMPPEPWLREHHAYLQVMLELRDRADVDVIHNNSLHFLPLALAQSCRAPMLTTLHTPPTPWLEPAISLMDQTRSRFVAVSHHTARQWSHVTRAEVVHNGVDTSVWTPGPGGDDLVWVGRIVPEKAPHEAIRIALVSGRRIRLAGPIGDPAYFRAQVEPLLGPTVDYLGHLDVPALTTLLGRSAALVVTPEWDEPYGLVAAESLSCGTPVVGYDRGGLAEFVAPDCGVLVRPGDVDAAAREVERVCALDRRRCREHARTSCSLDTMVEAYLDHYTRLSPTLGRAA
- a CDS encoding glycosyltransferase family 4 protein codes for the protein MSLVIASVPAGHVYVRHLSPPTPDTSTVVRLPDPPSGDSADSPWWPPRMLTAAWVDEHAPDFDVLHVHFGFDALSVDDLRDLVAALRRHDKPLVLTVHDLRNPHHDAPDLHDAQLAVLVDAADALITLTPGAAATIRARWGREATVLRHPQVVPDAWVRRPRTTHDEFMIGLHAKSLRANMDPIPLVDAIVDALPGMPGARLRVDAHTDVMTEGYPRHDAAFAQHLRSLEGDGALELQVHDYFSDDELWGYLQDLDVSVLPYQFGTHSGWLEACHDLGTWAAAPDCGFYAEQRPCLTYAADGPERTASLVTAVRTAYANWRTGGTAPRASLGTRHTERRLLAAAHEHVYAAALDRRLACTS
- a CDS encoding glycosyltransferase, with product MIGYYAHHHGAGHLTRLQAIAGAMNEDVWGLSSTPAPAAWTGGWTQLARDDDPDPAALSADGDPTAHGVLHWAPRGHLGLARRSAQLANWVVEEHPRALVVDVSVEVAVLARLCGVPTVVVALPGARLDRTHQLAYDSAEALLAPWPRGTHDRDWPSAWTAKTWFVGGISRFDHLSPSPPVVPPSTHGRTVLVLWGAGGRTTTAADVDAARAATPTWTWVERVPGVPGDGSIWEALASADVVVTHGGQNAVAEVAAARRPAVVVAQPRPFDEQVATARAVESRQIAVGLSAWPSADEWPDLLERAISRGGAGWAQWSTGHGAAVAAAHLRTVGLPSPLPA
- a CDS encoding GAF and ANTAR domain-containing protein, yielding MQTPVPREASEAFAALAKLVYAGNGTDDVLAEICRTAVELIPGADHACISSLDSHEQLRTRASTDEVAALMDRLESQAQEGPCLDSIEQDSVQHDADITDGTQWPKLAELTIRHTPVRSMLGYQLMDGLDNRAAFNVFSDTPGGLTQESMDVGAVLAAFTSVALAAAERQATADNLRRGLQSNREIGKAVGLLMAAHKVGDEEAFEILKSASSRTNTKLSALATRINDSHRESLG